In bacterium, the DNA window GCTTGCCCTGGCCAACGGTGTGGCACGCGGTGCAGTTGCGTGTGAATACCTCTTCGCCGGCTTTGGCGTCGGCGCTCATGTCCGAAGGGCCTCCGCCACAGGCGGTGACCAGCATGAGAAGAACCAGTCCGGCCGACTGCATCAGCCACCTTGAATTGTTTCTGGTCATCTTTCAGATCTCCTTTCCCACGGGTTGGCTAGTGGCGCTTGCCTGCGCTATCGGCGATAGCGCAGTGAGACCGCCGCCGTCCTGCCAGCTTCCGTGTGTCGATTCAGTGAAGGCGAGCTTCCCCTCTGGCCAAGGGCCTCGGCCCACGACCAGTAGGTTTCATCCAAGAGGTTCAAGAGACCGGCGTCGACGACCACGGACTCGGTCAGCTTCCAGCCGGCAAAGAAATCCAGAACTTCGTACGAGGGGGCGGGGAACTGTTGGAACGCGCGCTGGTCGAGATCCTGCGATCGTTTTGCCATCACCAGGCGTCCCGCGATCTCCATGTGCCAGCTCCTGTCGCTCGACTCGCGAGCAAGACCGAGCACGAACTGGGGCGGATGGATCGAGTTCAAAGGAGCCGACTGGGAGCGGTCTTGGCCCTCGATGTATGCCGCTGAGGTTCGCAGCTCCCACTGGCTGCCCAAATTGACCTGGGCCGCCGCCTCCAGGCCCGATATGCGCGCACGGGTCACATTCTGTTGCTGGAACTCAGTCAAGCCCGTGGCCGGGTTGAGTCCCAGGACCACCAATTCGATGAAGTCCCGGTAGTTGTTTGAGAACGCCGTGACGCTGAAACTCGTGCGGCGTGCCGAGCCGCGCAGGCCCAGCTCGAAGCCGTCACTACTCTCGGGCCTGAGCTCGGGATTCGGCAACCGGGTTTGACCGCCGGCCAGGTGGGTGAAGCCGCTGTTGACGGCGCTATAGGGGGGCGCTCGAAAGCCGTGGGCGTACTGCGCGTGCAGGGTGATTCTGTTGCCCAGCGAGGCGACCAAACCAAGCTTAGGTGAGAGAGCGCCTTCTTTGAGCTCGACCGGCGGCGGTGTGCCCCGGTTTCCTGAGAGGAAGATCGGGTCCTGGTCTTCGATGCTCAGGTCGAGATGGTCGTAGCGCAGGCCCGGAGTCAGATTGAGCCGGCCGTCGAGGAAGCTGAGCTCCGCTTGCGCATAGAAGCCGGCTTCGAGAACCCGGCTCTCCGGGAAGTATTTGGTCGGGAAGATCAAACCGTCACTCGATGGGAGCTGCTCGCCGGTCAGAAGATCGGTCTCGGGCCGATCGCGGAGTTGATCGAAGCGATCGATGCTGAACGTCGAGCCCAGGGTCAGGAGGTTGGCGCCACTGCCTCCGAATGCTTGTCTGGCCTGGAGCTCGCCGCCTGCGGAGTCCTGCTCGAAGCGCATTAGACCGTCGCGGCGGAC includes these proteins:
- a CDS encoding TonB-dependent hemoglobin/transferrin/lactoferrin family receptor translates to MPAPASGEVSNAIADETVEPHRARRFLDALTVTATRTEHAVDEVPGTVSVITRRQIETQVIRDVRDLVRYEPGVYIEGSTSQSGLGGLNIRGVGGNRVQTRIDGVPIAEEFEFGHFEVPPYTLPLESVERIEILRGAASSLYGSDALGGVVSLVTRDPTDYLAGRSGSYLALRTSWDGRDESVSEGVTWAGRSTGWQASISVDHSTGHERDNQGDIDTADSSRTAPDPQDRSAFGLLGKLVHQGTPSNEIELTIEGLDRRVETRVLSSQGTTNLGAIFGFGPEVTYLVDKPAVDAADEQRRWRFSLEQSLTGKLADHLLWRLHTQSNQTEQDTKEIRVTTRGGGPFGALKTTEVRRDGLMRFEQDSAGGELQARQAFGGSGANLLTLGSTFSIDRFDQLRDRPETDLLTGEQLPSSDGLIFPTKYFPESRVLEAGFYAQAELSFLDGRLNLTPGLRYDHLDLSIEDQDPIFLSGNRGTPPPVELKEGALSPKLGLVASLGNRITLHAQYAHGFRAPPYSAVNSGFTHLAGGQTRLPNPELRPESSDGFELGLRGSARRTSFSVTAFSNNYRDFIELVVLGLNPATGLTEFQQQNVTRARISGLEAAAQVNLGSQWELRTSAAYIEGQDRSQSAPLNSIHPPQFVLGLARESSDRSWHMEIAGRLVMAKRSQDLDQRAFQQFPAPSYEVLDFFAGWKLTESVVVDAGLLNLLDETYWSWAEALGQRGSSPSLNRHTEAGRTAAVSLRYRR